The genome window TATTAATTATGCTTCTCAAGAATGATGTCAGATCATATAGAGCAGATCATTTACGCTTTCTACACTTGTTGCGACCCTTGCGTCTTCGTCCTGGTGTCTTGACTGGCGACTTGCCGTTCTTGGGAGTTGTTGCCGCAgcttgtggctgctgctgctgttgctgctgctgcgatttTGTTGCACCTGCATTGGCGCTGGCATTGGAGCTTGCCGTGTTCGTTGCCGCCGCGCTGCTTTGTTTGCTAATGCGATTCGCTGCGCTTTGACCACTGATCTTCTTGGAGGGCAGCAAGTGCTGGCTGACTAGCTCGCCGAGTACGCCCTGATGCGCCAGCATCGACAGGAACGTACAAATGAACTTGTCATAGTTGTGAGTGCGGCGACTCGCGTCTACCTTGAACATCTGCCGGCGATCATTCTCGTCAGCCAAGTGCTGCTCATTGATGGCGATTTCCGTGTCCAGATTTTTGAGCAGCGACTGCAAGTCTCTCGCTGTAAATGCGCTAGGCTCCAGCAGCGTGGTGGGTGTGTCTGGACGCTGCTGTTCATCGCGTTCGCCCTGCTCATCGGCCTTTAGCAGCTTCTGCAGCGTCCCGGACACAATGGCCTGATTAGTGCGCAACATTTTCAGTTTGTGTGTGATTGCTATCCGTCGGTCCGGCACCACAGCCATCAGATTGAAGCGTATGTCCTGTTCGCCTGTGGCAATGCCCAAACGCTCTGTCATCACGCGACGAAACTTGTCCGTCCAGTCCTCGTGATCCTCCCAACAACCATGGTTCATAGGATAGGGCTTTAAACCGTCGAGTTCAAACAGTTGCCCATTGATGGGCACGAAGCTAACAAAGTGAAAGGCTTCGCCAGTAAAACGACAACTAGCCACACCGGCTCCAGTGCGTTCCAGTCGACGACGTGCCTGCGGCATGGCATGAGAGTTGTGGGCACAGGCCAGCTCTGGTGTATTGCCAATAGCCAAGCCTTTGTTCTCGGGACTCATGCCCTTTGTGTGTACCTTAAGACGACTTAGTGTTTCGCCCAACTGCAGATTATTCTCATTGCAGTTGAGTAGAACGGAAAGCAGGGCGTGGGTGGCACAACTATTGGGTACAACTTGTTGGGCAAAGAATATGCTCGAAATGGCCTCTTCATCCTTAACAAATATTTCGGCAGTCGTCTCAACAATTTTGCGACGCGCCCGACGCTCCTCAATccaacgaaataaaaatataaatccaTACGGACTTTCTATAGGCTTTTGTAGGTCGTAGACTTCCTCTACTTGGACATCATGACCTGGATTTAAACGCGGAAGTTATTATTGATTGCACATTGCAACCCTAAAACTACTTACATCCAAAATCTTCTAGCAACAAGGTGAATAGGCCCGGATCCGATTCAAGCTCTAGCCAACCGTCTGCCAATTGCGCCATTGGCAAAACATTGTTGTTACCGCCATTTCCTGTCGAAGTGCTAGTTCCGCCGCCCGTAAAACTCATATTGAGCGCTAGACAGCGCTATAAAATATCTTTAAGgaattgaaaacaaatctCACAgctaaaattgtttttctacCTCGCAGGCGTGTGAATGACTGTGTTTCAGTTCGGTCCCTTCAGTGTGAATGATAATTCAGTCGCTACTGTCTGGCAACtctgcatttcgtttataGTCAGCTGTTTTGACGTAACATTTATTCTTTAATTCCTTGAAATCAGAAAgtaaattaagtttattttggGAAAACATGGTGCgaccaaatttaattttgttgaccAAACGTGTGCCCCTTATACAATTTCGTAAGGGCGGCTTGGCAGCTGCCAGCAATAAGCCGAGCCCAAGTCAGCAGGCAAGTTCAGGGGATGCGAAAAGCAAAAAGGTTAACTTTATAAAGCCCATTTACTACAGTAGACGTTGCGAATGACAATTTCAACATAATGTGGATTATTAATGCAATATTCTTGTAAATTTTAGATAACGGGTGAACCGGCTATTGAGGATTGGCAGCTGCCTGCACGCTTTGCACGGAAGCCAATTGACCCACTGGAAGCTGAATATATTAACAATGGCGGGATACCTAATTAATATCctgtaaatcaaaaatataaaataacatatatCGCTGTAACTTCTGCActggaaataaattattaacaagTTTATGTATCGAAATGTGTGACAGTTGTTTTGTCATTCGCACGCTTACGCGGTCTATCAACATATGAAATGTGATTTTTACTGTTAACAACATTATCACAGCTTTATCAGCTAAGACTAGAACCCAGGGGGCTCAGctgatttcaaattttgagCATTGTAACAGCGCGAGTTATTCCTAACTTAGAACTTGAAATTTTAGTGTTTTActtctacaaaaaaaataagtcgATTATCtttgaatacttttttaaatatagaatttaaattatagtttacatatttttaaaataaaaaagtgtgaccaaaagaaaaagtacaaaatttaTGTTGTTTCGCCAATAGCAAAATAGTATCATGTCTATTGTCACCGTCTTTctctaaatttattataaaaataataatcatatttgtataaatcaaaattactattttattattcgaAAACTATCGGCTTAGCTATGGAAACATCAAATACATCGAAGTCTGCTTACAGCAATTCTGTTAGAGCTGACTGTTAAGTGGTGAGCAGCATTGTTAAGTGGGGAGCTTTCACGTTATTGCAATTGCCATTCCAATCGGATTCAGTGCTTATCTTGCGCCAATGTAAATCGGACGTGAATTTCTACACGGATACCTAAGTTTTGTCGTTGTCTCCTCTGTCTCTGAAcagtgtgtttgttttgtattacACCGCGTCAGCCAACCCGTCCCCCGCCCGCACAATCGCCGCCGATGCAAACAAAGAGtggaaaattttcaatttccaaagcAGTCGAAACCTTTTACTATTGAAAAGTTTGCAACGTTCTGCTTAATTGCGTAGCAAAaaattgagtttatttttGGCCAGAGTCGAGTACTGGCCTAAATTCCTATTGACCGTATAGACCCTCTTTCTTGGATGGGTGTGAAGCGTAGCATGCAAGTAAATTGGAGCAACAAGGACTGTTTGGGTCTCCGTAAGCGTGTCTGTGGATTGCATCAAACCTGGAAGTGGCTTCACCAGACACCCGCCCTTCACGAATATCTCATCTCGGCCAGCTCGGTGGCAGCAAATACAGCAGCTTGCGAGTCCAAAAGGTTCTAAAGTCCAAAGCCAACCGCGTCGCAACCAAAAAGCAATAAACCAAAAGGAAGGAatacgacaaaaaaaataaccaaaaaaaaataaagcaagaaAGAAGAATTATAAGTTAAAATAGAAGCGCCACAgataataatgaatataacTAACACAGCGTAGACGTAGGCAcacatataaacatacatacatatactatagtatataaaaGATAGACTACAAATTCAACCTAACCGCAAAGAGAACAAAAACGCTGCGGAGGTCCGTTAAAAACCTGCCCAAAATCATATCAAATAGCAgctgacgctgacgttgaCCTTGTTTTTGTAACAACGAGCACCAGAGGAGTGTAAGTGCATTGCCTTGAGAGCTTCCACGCGAGAGTgaaagagcaagagagcgaaagagagggagagagcgcGCGAAAAGAGccatagcaacagcaacatcgacgATTGACTTCCTTGTGAGAgcgcacagcaacaacaataatcaaaTCGCCGCAGTACGTAATTGTGCAATATTGCATCTGTAGCAgctgtttaaaatttaaacgCTTGTAAAGCGAAATATTCAATATGAGCTTGCTCTTACGTCGCAATTCAAGCCAGTTGCGTCTGCTGCAGCGTCTAGGTGCAGTGACGACCGCAGAAGTCAGGCGTTTTGTCTCAAGAGATAGCGATAACGATAGCAACAATGTAACTGCAGCACAATCGtcgacgacaacagcaaatacAGCTGGAACAACAGCTGGCAATAAATTGCAGTCAACTAAGCGTTTGAATAACCTGTCTGCAGTTGCCGACACTGATATCAAGAAATCTGTGTTCATTTCACAATCACATGACATCTTCACCAACCTGGCCCTGGAGGATTGGCTGTATAAGAACTTTGACTTCGGCAACCAtcatgtgctgctgctgtgggcTAACGATCCGTGTGTTGTCATTGGTCGCCATCAGAATCCATTTACCGAGGCAAATGTGTCTAGGCTGATGGAACGCGGCATCACATTGGCGCGTCGGAACAGCGGCGGCGGAGCCGTCTATCATGATCGTGGCAATCTCAATTGCACCTTCTTCACACCGCGCGAACGCTACAATCGCAAATACAATCTGAACATTGTGACTCGGGCGCTGTTCCGTGAATGGGCCATCAAGTCGGAGATTAACGAACGCGATgatattgttattaaaattaaaaaggtaCATCTGGGCATCTGGCGTGAGATGACCTCTAACTATCCCACAATCACTtagctaaatttattaatttattgtgcTTACACTTATACTATTGCTTTACATTGATTTCAGATTTCTGGAACAGCTGCCAAGCTGGGACGGCCTAATGCATACCATCATTGCACCATTTTGGCCAGTGCCAATAAACTGCATTTGGGCGAATCACTGGTGAAGGAGCCAGCCAATTACATCAGTCGAGCAACTGCATCGGTGCCAT of Drosophila nasuta strain 15112-1781.00 chromosome 3, ASM2355853v1, whole genome shotgun sequence contains these proteins:
- the LOC132789139 gene encoding lipoyltransferase 1, mitochondrial; protein product: MSLLLRRNSSQLRLLQRLGAVTTAEVRRFVSRDSDNDSNNVTAAQSSTTTANTAGTTAGNKLQSTKRLNNLSAVADTDIKKSVFISQSHDIFTNLALEDWLYKNFDFGNHHVLLLWANDPCVVIGRHQNPFTEANVSRLMERGITLARRNSGGGAVYHDRGNLNCTFFTPRERYNRKYNLNIVTRALFREWAIKSEINERDDIVIKIKKISGTAAKLGRPNAYHHCTILASANKLHLGESLVKEPANYISRATASVPSPIRNLVDVNRNVNVPQLLSAVGYEYLRTAAMALEDGGSTQLMKQRGFQLVNPTERWFPGIEELRASYSSWDWVIGKTPKFSVEKELELKGDNSGMKLKLSVDVEAGLMSKIAIQLPQSDQMVPVVTPLQGKAYNEQNLNGIIDALKMVSTSNVQQAMNGSI
- the LOC132789144 gene encoding uncharacterized protein LOC132789144 isoform X2, which produces MVRPNLILLTKRVPLIQFRKGGLAAASNKPSPSQQITGEPAIEDWQLPARFARKPIDPLEAEYINNGGIPN
- the LOC132789144 gene encoding uncharacterized protein LOC132789144 isoform X1, with the protein product MVRPNLILLTKRVPLIQFRKGGLAAASNKPSPSQQASSGDAKSKKITGEPAIEDWQLPARFARKPIDPLEAEYINNGGIPN
- the LOC132789146 gene encoding uncharacterized protein LOC132789146 → MGVKRSMQVNWSNKDCLGLRKRVCGLHQTWKWLHQTPALHEYLISASSVAANTAACESKRF
- the LOC132789138 gene encoding ubiquitin carboxyl-terminal hydrolase calypso; its protein translation is MSFTGGGTSTSTGNGGNNNVLPMAQLADGWLELESDPGLFTLLLEDFGCHDVQVEEVYDLQKPIESPYGFIFLFRWIEERRARRKIVETTAEIFVKDEEAISSIFFAQQVVPNSCATHALLSVLLNCNENNLQLGETLSRLKVHTKGMSPENKGLAIGNTPELACAHNSHAMPQARRRLERTGAGVASCRFTGEAFHFVSFVPINGQLFELDGLKPYPMNHGCWEDHEDWTDKFRRVMTERLGIATGEQDIRFNLMAVVPDRRIAITHKLKMLRTNQAIVSGTLQKLLKADEQGERDEQQRPDTPTTLLEPSAFTARDLQSLLKNLDTEIAINEQHLADENDRRQMFKVDASRRTHNYDKFICTFLSMLAHQGVLGELVSQHLLPSKKISGQSAANRISKQSSAAATNTASSNASANAGATKSQQQQQQQQPQAAATTPKNGKSPVKTPGRRRKGRNKCRKRK